The proteins below come from a single uncultured Dethiosulfovibrio sp. genomic window:
- a CDS encoding ABC transporter ATP-binding protein yields MDKKPLLSVRGLEVSYGAIKALLGVDLDVYEGEIVSVIGANGAGKSTLMNAIMGDVPRQAGTVSIGDKTLSSKSFQVVEQGLSLSPEGRKVFTTLTVDENLMMGAFPRQDRSKIEGTKEHVFELFPRLKERHAQYAGTLSGGEQQMLAIGRALMSAPKVLLLDEPSLGLAPIVIKDIFRELKKINAGGMTILLVEQNARQALMLSHRAYVIQTGRVIMEGPSSELITNPEVEAAYLGTTKH; encoded by the coding sequence ATGGATAAAAAGCCGCTTCTGTCGGTCAGAGGGCTAGAGGTCAGCTACGGAGCCATAAAGGCCCTGCTCGGAGTCGACCTCGACGTCTACGAGGGAGAGATAGTCTCGGTCATAGGGGCGAACGGCGCAGGGAAATCCACCTTGATGAACGCCATCATGGGAGATGTCCCTCGCCAAGCTGGGACCGTATCCATAGGGGACAAGACACTGTCATCCAAGAGCTTTCAGGTGGTGGAACAGGGACTATCCCTCTCACCGGAGGGAAGAAAGGTATTCACGACCCTCACGGTGGACGAAAATCTCATGATGGGAGCATTTCCCAGGCAAGACAGATCCAAAATAGAGGGCACAAAAGAACACGTCTTCGAGCTGTTTCCCAGGTTGAAGGAGAGACACGCCCAGTATGCCGGAACTCTCTCCGGTGGCGAGCAGCAGATGTTGGCTATAGGCAGAGCCCTCATGTCCGCTCCAAAGGTTCTCCTGCTGGACGAACCTTCTCTGGGGCTGGCACCTATCGTTATAAAGGACATCTTCAGAGAGCTGAAAAAAATCAACGCTGGAGGTATGACCATACTGTTGGTGGAGCAGAACGCCAGACAGGCCCTCATGCTCTCCCACAGGGCCTACGTCATCCAGACCGGAAGGGTTATAATGGAAGGCCCATCCAGCGAGCTGATAACCAATCCAGAGGTAGAGGCCGCCTATCTGGGCACCACAAAGCACTAA
- a CDS encoding branched-chain amino acid ABC transporter permease — translation MPAYAEGILILLCINAIAAMGVSLLTGFTGIFTLGHAAYLALGSYTTAILTLDYGIGWFPAVLAGGVVAMVIGCLIGIPTLKLMGDYYAIASIGLAESIRLILENWQSVTNGARGIAGIDTFTTLPVAMGFFVVLAIMAFCLIDGRFGRSLKACRDDHVAAGLLGFDVAKIRVASLSISALYCGLAGGLYAGFISFIQPMMFDMLKSTEMTAVVVFGGLGSMSGAILGTTVITLVTELFRPISQYRMLIYGLVLVLVMVLRPEGIMGRNEVRGLVRRLFKKGGERS, via the coding sequence ATGCCTGCATACGCTGAAGGAATCTTAATATTGCTCTGTATCAACGCCATCGCCGCCATGGGAGTGTCTCTGCTCACCGGTTTTACGGGCATTTTTACGTTAGGACACGCCGCCTATCTCGCCCTGGGGTCCTACACCACCGCCATTCTGACCCTTGATTACGGAATCGGCTGGTTCCCCGCAGTTCTCGCCGGTGGAGTTGTGGCGATGGTCATAGGCTGCCTTATAGGCATACCGACCTTAAAGCTGATGGGAGACTATTACGCAATAGCCTCAATAGGGCTGGCGGAATCGATCAGGCTCATACTGGAAAACTGGCAAAGCGTCACCAACGGAGCCAGAGGAATAGCTGGTATAGACACCTTCACCACCCTCCCTGTGGCGATGGGCTTTTTCGTCGTTCTGGCGATAATGGCCTTCTGTCTCATAGACGGCAGGTTCGGCAGATCCCTCAAAGCCTGCCGAGACGACCATGTGGCGGCGGGACTCCTTGGCTTCGACGTCGCCAAGATCAGGGTAGCAAGCCTCTCCATCTCCGCCCTATACTGCGGCCTCGCCGGTGGACTTTATGCGGGATTTATCTCCTTTATTCAGCCTATGATGTTCGATATGCTTAAGTCCACCGAGATGACCGCCGTTGTGGTCTTCGGAGGTCTGGGATCGATGAGCGGGGCCATACTTGGCACCACGGTCATAACACTGGTTACCGAGCTGTTCAGGCCTATATCTCAGTATCGTATGCTCATATACGGACTGGTCCTGGTGCTGGTCATGGTCCTTCGTCCTGAGGGCATAATGGGACGAAACGAGGTCAGGGGCCTGGTAAGAAGGCTTTTCAAAAAAGGAGGTGAACGTTCATGA
- a CDS encoding DNA-3-methyladenine glycosylase, with product MKTSFYERPCFSVARELLGSIIVSNIGESRTTGRIVEVEPYIGAYDRASHAWPMKRTSRTEAMFGPGGRAYIFLVYGIHHQLCVVTGAVGSPDAVLIRAIEPLQGLDIMTRRRGGKPLLRLCDGPGKLCSAMAVTSQLYGVDLTDPASPLYIEKGEPIGDEEVLAAPRVGVSYAGVYAQVPWRMYLKDCPWVSVKNKAAIPYGSLPDHALGPQSEI from the coding sequence TTGAAAACCTCTTTTTACGAGAGGCCCTGCTTTTCCGTGGCCAGAGAGCTCCTTGGGTCGATCATCGTCAGCAATATAGGAGAAAGTCGAACGACAGGAAGGATCGTCGAGGTCGAGCCCTATATAGGAGCTTACGACAGGGCGAGCCACGCTTGGCCCATGAAAAGGACCTCCCGGACCGAAGCTATGTTCGGTCCGGGAGGAAGGGCCTATATATTTTTAGTTTACGGTATACATCATCAGCTCTGCGTGGTAACAGGCGCCGTGGGGTCCCCAGATGCCGTCCTTATAAGGGCTATCGAACCCCTTCAGGGATTGGATATCATGACGCGCAGGAGGGGAGGCAAGCCCCTTCTGCGGCTATGCGACGGACCGGGGAAGCTCTGTTCCGCCATGGCTGTGACATCTCAGCTATACGGAGTGGATCTGACCGATCCTGCATCCCCTCTATACATAGAGAAGGGCGAACCTATAGGTGACGAGGAGGTTCTAGCGGCTCCTAGAGTCGGGGTATCCTACGCAGGCGTATACGCCCAGGTACCATGGCGAATGTACCTCAAGGACTGCCCATGGGTGAGCGTCAAAAACAAAGCGGCAATACCCTACGGAAGCCTGCCCGACCATGCCCTAGGTCCCCAGTCGGAGATCTGA
- a CDS encoding PH domain-containing protein, with the protein MGLIRGLMGHASETDLGKVREEFSSMLIEGEDVQAAYKLVRDMFVFTDKRLIVMDKQGMTGKKVSYLTVPYGSIVSFAKESAGHFDLESELKIWIRGQSDPLAFEFKKDSSIDEIYRILSSAVL; encoded by the coding sequence ATGGGACTTATAAGGGGCCTGATGGGCCACGCCAGCGAGACCGACCTGGGCAAGGTCAGGGAGGAATTCTCCTCCATGCTTATAGAGGGAGAGGACGTTCAGGCGGCCTACAAGCTGGTCAGGGACATGTTCGTGTTTACCGACAAGAGGCTGATAGTGATGGACAAGCAGGGGATGACGGGTAAAAAGGTGTCCTATTTAACCGTCCCCTACGGGAGCATAGTCTCTTTTGCCAAAGAGAGCGCCGGTCACTTCGATCTGGAGTCGGAGCTCAAGATATGGATAAGGGGACAGTCCGATCCCCTGGCCTTCGAGTTCAAAAAGGACTCGAGCATTGACGAGATCTACAGGATACTGAGCTCAGCTGTGCTATAA
- a CDS encoding branched-chain amino acid ABC transporter permease, whose protein sequence is MATLIQQIINGLSLGSIYALIAVGYSLVYSILMFSNFAHGGFLVIGGYLCYFALNSAGMNIWIAGLGALVGAGFAAVLTERLAYKPIRERTSVTLYLLIASMGMSIVIENVFVVIAGGRFRALPPVIPTDTVNLFGGATTSALDLISLATAFVFLGGLQIFLTKTKWGLAIRAAACDLRVAGLMGVNTSKLISLVFFVAGLLAAVGGIFLSVRYTLFPQLGAITIKAFVAAVIGGLGSLPGAVVGSLILGLAEMLTAGFLSSQLRDLVVFSLLVVTLIIRPSGLFGKDIREKV, encoded by the coding sequence TTGGCCACACTGATCCAGCAGATAATAAACGGCCTTTCACTGGGATCTATCTACGCCCTTATTGCGGTCGGATACTCCCTGGTGTACTCGATACTTATGTTCTCCAACTTTGCACACGGAGGATTTCTGGTAATAGGCGGATATCTTTGCTACTTCGCCCTGAACTCAGCGGGAATGAACATCTGGATAGCGGGCCTAGGGGCTCTGGTAGGTGCCGGATTTGCGGCGGTACTCACCGAAAGGCTGGCATATAAACCTATAAGAGAGAGAACCTCGGTGACCCTGTACCTTCTCATAGCCTCTATGGGTATGAGCATAGTTATCGAAAACGTCTTTGTAGTCATAGCGGGAGGACGGTTCAGGGCCCTTCCCCCGGTCATTCCTACCGATACGGTGAACCTCTTTGGAGGAGCTACCACCAGCGCCCTGGACCTCATATCCCTTGCGACAGCCTTCGTATTCCTGGGAGGACTTCAAATTTTCCTGACAAAGACAAAATGGGGCCTCGCCATAAGAGCCGCCGCCTGCGATCTCAGGGTAGCGGGACTTATGGGGGTCAACACCAGCAAGCTAATATCGTTGGTGTTCTTCGTAGCAGGTCTTCTCGCCGCAGTAGGAGGGATTTTCCTGTCCGTCCGTTACACCCTCTTCCCTCAGCTTGGAGCCATAACGATTAAGGCCTTCGTCGCAGCGGTCATAGGCGGCCTGGGCTCCCTTCCTGGGGCCGTCGTAGGAAGCCTTATCCTGGGCCTAGCGGAGATGCTCACCGCCGGATTCCTCTCCAGTCAGCTGAGAGACCTAGTGGTATTTTCCCTCCTTGTCGTGACACTTATAATCCGGCCTAGTGGACTCTTCGGAAAAGACATCAGGGAGAAGGTGTAG
- a CDS encoding 4Fe-4S dicluster domain-containing protein, with product MENVLRCDNEATRFRREVLVRIASMCFNDNLEKEVDRIPYIMRPKGDESTRCCIYRDREVLKHRCMAAMGHRLEDEEDDFTPLSRYASMALEREKPEGPVLTVIDLACSACVKSRYMVTDACRGCVARPCTLKCPKKAIVQRKGQAVIDHDACIACGICMKVCPYHAIIRIPIPCEEACPVDAIYKDDMGKEHIDPDKCIACGKCVLACPFGAVVERSQIVDVIKALKGDRPVIAMAAPAISGQFPGDTSKVVGALKELGFAEVAEVAKGADETARLEALELEESISEGKLLTTSCCPAYVAAAKKHLPDLAKFVSHTPSPMKITAKWVKDNHPDSVTVFIGPCTAKRMEAMDDDDTDYVLTFEELGALFVAARINVNTVEPGDFIEDAGSGGRGFPISGGVTQAVKDLLPSDLEVKPLAIDGLDRGAMKTLKLYGSGKCTGNFLEVMACQGGCVSGAGVIASPTVSKRKVTELSQKATAKG from the coding sequence ATGGAGAATGTCCTGAGATGCGATAACGAGGCCACCAGGTTCAGGCGGGAAGTCCTGGTAAGAATAGCTTCAATGTGTTTCAACGATAATCTCGAAAAAGAGGTAGATCGGATACCTTACATAATGAGGCCCAAAGGGGACGAATCGACCAGGTGCTGTATCTACAGGGATCGAGAGGTTCTGAAACATCGGTGCATGGCCGCCATGGGGCACAGGCTGGAGGACGAAGAGGACGACTTCACCCCTTTATCCCGTTACGCCTCTATGGCCCTGGAGAGGGAGAAGCCAGAGGGACCGGTGCTCACGGTAATAGACCTGGCATGTAGCGCCTGCGTCAAGAGCCGCTACATGGTCACCGACGCCTGTAGAGGATGCGTCGCCAGACCCTGCACACTCAAGTGCCCTAAAAAAGCCATAGTTCAGAGGAAAGGACAGGCGGTCATAGACCACGACGCCTGTATCGCCTGCGGCATATGCATGAAGGTGTGCCCCTATCACGCCATAATAAGAATACCTATTCCCTGCGAGGAAGCCTGCCCAGTGGACGCTATATACAAAGACGACATGGGCAAGGAACACATAGACCCGGACAAGTGCATAGCCTGTGGGAAATGCGTCCTGGCCTGTCCCTTCGGGGCGGTGGTGGAAAGATCTCAGATAGTGGACGTTATAAAGGCCCTAAAAGGGGACCGACCGGTGATAGCCATGGCCGCACCCGCCATATCTGGCCAGTTTCCCGGGGACACGTCTAAAGTAGTAGGAGCCCTTAAGGAGCTGGGGTTCGCCGAGGTGGCGGAAGTCGCCAAAGGCGCCGACGAAACCGCTAGATTGGAGGCCCTGGAGTTGGAGGAGTCTATCTCCGAGGGAAAGCTACTGACCACGTCCTGCTGTCCCGCCTACGTGGCGGCGGCGAAAAAACATCTTCCAGACCTGGCCAAGTTCGTCTCCCACACGCCGTCTCCGATGAAGATCACCGCAAAGTGGGTTAAAGACAACCACCCAGACAGCGTAACCGTCTTTATAGGCCCTTGCACCGCCAAACGGATGGAGGCAATGGACGACGACGACACCGACTACGTTCTGACCTTCGAGGAGCTAGGGGCGCTTTTCGTAGCCGCCAGGATAAACGTCAACACCGTTGAACCCGGGGATTTCATCGAGGACGCTGGATCCGGTGGCCGAGGGTTCCCCATCAGCGGAGGAGTAACCCAGGCGGTCAAAGACCTCCTTCCGTCGGACCTGGAGGTCAAGCCGTTAGCCATCGACGGTCTGGACAGAGGGGCGATGAAAACCCTGAAGCTCTACGGTTCAGGAAAGTGTACCGGAAACTTTCTGGAGGTCATGGCCTGCCAGGGAGGTTGCGTTTCCGGCGCAGGGGTTATAGCGTCCCCAACGGTCTCAAAGAGGAAAGTCACTGAACTATCTCAAAAAGCCACCGCAAAGGGTTGA
- a CDS encoding ABC transporter ATP-binding protein, whose product MTEVLVLDTLNKFFGGVHAVRDVSFTLQKGELAGLIGPNGAGKTTIFNLITGVYPLNSGHVSMEGQDVTGIRTCDAVGKGIARTFQNLRLFKGSSVLENVMTAGQRYHPYSFFEAATHMGRWRSTEKAIKKESMDLLERVGLAQDANRVADTLPYGHQRRLEIARALALRPRLLLLDEPAAGMNPEEVQELNILIKDIHRDFDLTILVIEHHMELVMEICPHVICLNFGAVIADGPPEDIQGNKEVLKAYLGEEVE is encoded by the coding sequence ATGACGGAAGTCCTGGTTCTCGACACCTTAAATAAGTTCTTCGGAGGCGTCCACGCCGTCAGAGACGTATCCTTCACCTTACAAAAAGGGGAGCTGGCAGGGCTCATAGGCCCTAACGGAGCGGGCAAAACCACCATCTTCAACCTTATAACCGGGGTCTATCCTCTGAACTCGGGGCACGTCTCCATGGAAGGACAGGACGTAACGGGAATCCGAACCTGCGACGCCGTCGGAAAGGGCATAGCCCGGACCTTCCAGAACCTCAGGCTCTTCAAAGGTTCCTCGGTGCTGGAAAACGTCATGACCGCAGGCCAGAGGTATCACCCCTACTCCTTCTTTGAAGCTGCCACCCATATGGGAAGATGGCGCTCCACCGAAAAAGCCATAAAGAAGGAATCTATGGATCTGCTGGAGCGAGTCGGCTTGGCACAGGACGCCAATAGAGTGGCGGACACACTCCCCTACGGCCACCAGAGACGGCTCGAGATAGCCAGAGCTCTGGCACTCCGCCCTAGACTCCTTCTATTGGACGAACCGGCCGCCGGGATGAACCCCGAGGAGGTACAGGAGCTAAACATCCTCATAAAGGACATACACCGAGACTTCGACCTCACCATACTGGTAATAGAACACCACATGGAACTTGTCATGGAGATATGCCCTCACGTCATATGCCTCAACTTCGGCGCCGTCATAGCCGACGGGCCTCCTGAGGATATTCAGGGCAACAAAGAGGTCCTTAAAGCCTATCTAGGCGAGGAGGTGGAGTGA
- a CDS encoding ABC transporter ATP-binding protein yields the protein MTPLLETLNLRKDFKSDHGEVFCALDGVDFKVFDKEFICLLGPSGCGKSTWLRIVAGLEVATSGSVLYKGSPVKGPGRERGMVFQEYSLLPWRSVVENVALGPEFNGMRSEDRRELAMDYLARVGLEKFAEAKPHELSGGMRQRAAIARALANDPDVLLMDEPFGALDAHTRVLLQKELLQIWEKNRKTVVFVTHSVDEAIYLADRIVVMSAHPGKVVETIDVPFDRPRSRSCKGFGEMTERVFELLEGAQV from the coding sequence ATGACTCCTCTTCTTGAGACGTTGAACCTCAGGAAGGACTTTAAGTCCGATCACGGGGAGGTCTTCTGTGCCCTGGACGGGGTGGACTTCAAGGTGTTCGACAAGGAGTTCATCTGTCTATTGGGCCCATCGGGATGCGGTAAATCGACGTGGCTTAGGATAGTGGCGGGACTTGAGGTCGCTACCTCCGGCTCGGTGCTCTACAAGGGAAGCCCTGTAAAAGGCCCAGGCCGTGAGAGGGGCATGGTCTTTCAGGAATATTCCCTTCTGCCCTGGAGGTCGGTCGTTGAAAACGTGGCCCTAGGCCCCGAGTTCAACGGCATGAGGTCCGAGGATCGCAGGGAGCTCGCCATGGACTATCTGGCCCGGGTCGGCCTGGAGAAGTTTGCCGAGGCCAAGCCCCACGAGCTTTCCGGCGGAATGAGACAGAGGGCCGCCATAGCCAGGGCCCTGGCCAACGACCCGGACGTCCTGCTGATGGACGAGCCCTTCGGGGCGTTGGACGCCCATACCAGGGTGCTGCTCCAGAAGGAGCTGCTCCAGATATGGGAGAAAAACAGAAAGACCGTGGTGTTCGTCACCCATAGCGTTGACGAGGCCATATACCTTGCGGACAGGATAGTTGTGATGTCCGCCCACCCCGGTAAGGTCGTGGAGACCATCGACGTCCCCTTCGACAGGCCAAGAAGCCGCTCCTGCAAGGGTTTCGGTGAGATGACCGAGAGGGTCTTTGAGCTTTTAGAGGGAGCTCAGGTCTAG
- a CDS encoding crosslink repair DNA glycosylase YcaQ family protein → MITLTNQQARQFILLKHGLLNEHKFIGKQGVLDFVRQVGCIQFDPVDVCGKNAELNLQSRVKGFTKKTLYELLYCDRKLVDYPDKNLSIIPTEDWPYFERYRKASQTGASNFDGLAELEDQSKAYIKSHGPVSYNELPIQGSIRWHSSIHWSGNWSGSSNAARSVLEQLYSTGELVIHHKKGTRKYYDLAEKHIPAELLNASDPLPDELEHQKWRVLRRIGAVGLLWNRPSDAWLNIWGLKSPQRNDVFRELINENKITEIKVQNLKDTMFCHSGDVSLIETVLQNDKFKPRCEIIAPLDCMMWDRKLIRALFDFSYTWEIYTPASKRKYGFYVLPLLYSDNFIGRMEAVSCAKTNTLTIKKIWYENFVKQTKKLRSTIEKCIDRFAKFNECDKINFDIAEY, encoded by the coding sequence ATGATTACATTAACAAATCAACAAGCAAGACAATTTATTCTCCTTAAGCATGGCCTATTGAATGAACATAAATTTATCGGAAAACAGGGTGTGCTTGATTTTGTGCGTCAGGTGGGTTGTATTCAGTTCGATCCTGTGGATGTCTGCGGTAAAAACGCGGAGCTTAACTTGCAGTCACGCGTCAAAGGTTTTACAAAAAAGACTCTTTACGAACTACTATATTGTGATCGCAAACTTGTGGATTATCCAGATAAAAATCTCTCTATCATCCCAACAGAGGACTGGCCATATTTTGAGCGCTATCGTAAAGCGTCACAGACAGGCGCTTCTAACTTTGATGGGCTTGCTGAATTAGAAGATCAATCCAAAGCTTATATCAAAAGTCATGGCCCAGTCAGCTATAACGAGTTACCTATACAAGGGAGCATACGATGGCATTCTTCTATCCATTGGAGCGGCAACTGGAGCGGGAGCTCTAATGCGGCACGCTCGGTGCTGGAGCAACTGTATTCCACCGGTGAGCTTGTTATTCACCATAAAAAGGGCACGCGAAAATATTACGATCTTGCCGAAAAACACATACCAGCAGAATTGCTAAACGCTTCCGATCCGTTGCCTGATGAATTAGAGCATCAAAAATGGCGCGTCTTGCGGCGTATAGGAGCGGTTGGGCTTTTGTGGAACCGTCCGTCAGATGCATGGTTGAATATATGGGGTTTAAAATCGCCGCAGAGAAATGATGTATTTAGAGAATTGATTAACGAAAATAAAATCACAGAGATTAAAGTTCAAAATTTAAAGGATACAATGTTCTGTCATTCGGGGGATGTATCGCTTATCGAGACCGTTCTGCAAAACGATAAGTTCAAACCGCGCTGCGAGATAATAGCACCTCTTGACTGCATGATGTGGGACAGAAAACTTATTCGTGCTTTGTTTGACTTTAGTTACACCTGGGAAATCTATACTCCTGCTTCCAAACGAAAATATGGATTTTATGTTTTGCCTTTACTTTATAGCGATAACTTTATTGGTCGTATGGAAGCAGTTTCTTGTGCAAAAACAAATACTTTAACAATTAAAAAAATATGGTATGAAAATTTTGTAAAACAGACCAAAAAACTTCGATCTACGATAGAAAAGTGCATAGATCGCTTTGCTAAATTTAACGAATGTGATAAAATCAACTTCGACATAGCAGAGTATTAG
- a CDS encoding WYL domain-containing protein — protein MPKEMSSSRIRRLNSIMEKLCSKPEVGGAELRGLKGTSSPRTFQRDLQYLREEFATEIDYDPSRDSYRLLNRGSFVMVISMNEAQIQGLAAGIKIASHFLPHLKDDLSDLWGKLSAVVPARLIKQGDALGRATVVATPVSTVNPRTFHLLIEAINKKTPVRFSYTSPYESSPEPKERETSPWGVFFQAHGWYLWASHPDVPDGVTYRISRIDAPLMWPDGDYLERPQGQEISDYASSCWYAYRGGSDVEIELNISPPLSLVIPETTWHPTQTIETKEDRSATLRATVSENALGSVARWVLASAPFVTVKEPESLASEVNRLVERLSKNLKD, from the coding sequence ATGCCCAAAGAGATGTCGTCCAGCAGAATAAGAAGGCTCAACTCCATAATGGAGAAGCTCTGCTCAAAGCCCGAGGTGGGCGGGGCAGAGCTCAGGGGCCTTAAAGGAACCTCGTCGCCTAGGACCTTTCAGAGAGACCTTCAGTACCTTCGGGAAGAGTTCGCCACGGAGATAGACTACGATCCGTCACGGGACAGCTACAGGCTTTTAAACCGAGGATCTTTCGTCATGGTCATCTCCATGAACGAAGCACAGATACAGGGCCTGGCGGCGGGCATAAAGATAGCCTCCCACTTTCTGCCTCACCTCAAGGACGACCTTTCCGACCTATGGGGAAAGCTATCCGCCGTTGTGCCTGCGAGACTTATAAAGCAGGGAGATGCCCTAGGTCGCGCCACGGTGGTAGCCACGCCAGTATCTACTGTAAACCCCAGGACCTTCCACCTTCTCATAGAGGCCATAAATAAAAAGACCCCGGTAAGGTTCTCCTACACCTCTCCCTACGAATCGTCGCCGGAGCCGAAAGAGAGGGAGACCTCGCCCTGGGGCGTGTTTTTCCAGGCCCACGGCTGGTATCTCTGGGCCAGCCATCCCGACGTCCCAGACGGGGTTACCTACCGTATCTCCCGAATAGACGCACCTCTCATGTGGCCCGACGGAGACTACCTGGAAAGACCCCAAGGGCAGGAGATCTCCGACTATGCCTCTTCCTGCTGGTACGCCTATCGAGGAGGGTCGGACGTGGAGATAGAGCTGAACATATCCCCTCCCCTTTCACTGGTCATACCGGAGACAACCTGGCATCCCACCCAGACCATAGAGACGAAAGAGGATCGATCGGCGACACTCAGGGCCACGGTCTCGGAGAACGCCCTGGGGTCCGTGGCGAGGTGGGTCCTGGCGAGTGCGCCTTTTGTTACGGTGAAGGAACCGGAAAGCCTGGCTTCTGAGGTAAATCGTTTGGTGGAGAGGCTGAGCAAAAATCTAAAAGACTAA
- a CDS encoding ABC transporter substrate-binding protein, whose translation MLGAVILCVAMATGAMAEETIKIGYLAALTGDWAAYGQTERNTAMLAVDEINAKGGINGKKVELIVYDFRGRQEDAVNAVRRLLEEDKVSAIVGANASGINIATAALVNRAKVPQIGTVSTNPMVTVDRKGKVRPYSFRVCFTDPYQGKLIAWFAAKELELTKAAILYDIASDYAQGLREFFIKSFKDYGGETVADEAFKGGQDVDFRAQLTKIRNSGANVLVLPNMGKEMALIMKQARELGMDDLVFVGGDGYAEFMWEIAGPAMENSYWINHVSPSDPNMAKFFEDYKAKYDDECKEFVNGILGYDAMYWLFNAIERAGSSDPVKIAEALSATKDLQLHHAILTVDEFNNPKDKDGIVLIAKDGKGQFFKKIKPE comes from the coding sequence ATGTTAGGTGCAGTAATCCTTTGTGTCGCCATGGCGACAGGGGCGATGGCGGAGGAAACTATCAAAATCGGGTACCTTGCGGCCCTCACAGGCGACTGGGCGGCTTACGGCCAGACCGAGCGGAACACCGCCATGCTTGCGGTGGACGAGATCAACGCCAAAGGCGGGATCAACGGTAAGAAGGTCGAGCTCATAGTCTACGATTTCAGAGGCCGTCAGGAGGACGCAGTAAACGCAGTCCGTCGGCTTCTGGAGGAGGATAAGGTTTCCGCCATAGTAGGAGCCAACGCCAGCGGCATCAACATAGCCACCGCCGCTCTGGTCAACAGGGCTAAGGTTCCTCAGATAGGAACGGTCTCCACGAACCCTATGGTCACAGTGGACCGTAAGGGAAAAGTCAGACCCTACAGCTTCAGGGTCTGCTTCACCGACCCCTATCAGGGAAAGCTTATAGCCTGGTTCGCCGCTAAGGAGCTTGAGCTAACCAAAGCCGCCATCCTTTACGACATCGCCAGCGACTACGCCCAGGGACTTAGAGAGTTCTTCATAAAGAGCTTTAAGGATTACGGCGGAGAGACCGTGGCCGACGAGGCCTTCAAAGGCGGACAAGACGTCGACTTCAGAGCCCAGCTAACCAAGATCCGCAACTCCGGAGCAAACGTCCTGGTCCTTCCCAACATGGGCAAAGAGATGGCCCTTATAATGAAGCAGGCCAGAGAGCTCGGAATGGACGACCTGGTATTCGTCGGTGGAGACGGTTACGCCGAGTTTATGTGGGAGATCGCAGGACCTGCAATGGAGAACTCCTACTGGATCAACCACGTTTCCCCAAGCGACCCCAACATGGCCAAGTTCTTCGAGGACTACAAGGCCAAGTACGACGACGAGTGTAAAGAGTTCGTCAACGGCATACTGGGCTACGACGCCATGTACTGGCTCTTCAACGCCATCGAGAGAGCGGGCTCCAGCGATCCCGTCAAGATAGCCGAAGCCCTGTCCGCCACAAAAGACCTACAGCTTCACCACGCTATCCTCACCGTTGACGAGTTCAACAACCCCAAGGATAAAGACGGCATAGTCCTTATAGCCAAAGACGGCAAGGGACAGTTCTTCAAGAAGATCAAGCCGGAATAG